The following proteins are encoded in a genomic region of Maniola jurtina chromosome 17, ilManJurt1.1, whole genome shotgun sequence:
- the LOC123874056 gene encoding odorant receptor 67a-like, whose product MKLKNISVIREIVEKFLTFDAQFATGTRFAKNLRKHLRVVKKRALMIWIFLAANAAIYCIIPFLRPGRHFTTDLYIVYGLEPMRESPNYEIAQIVNNISVAYGVYTTVNVAVYVMVMVGYNEAQLYTISEELKNLWYDSQNFYNEMKHQIRNKINGTYLKEKIVNKFIQTRLKIIVHNHVTNINLFNELNKQLSDTTFVEYSLMCVAIISELLGGLENTFLQVPYTIVQIYMDCLSGQRLIDACNELENAIYSCEWENFDVSNQKTILLMLIVSQKTLMLSAGGMADLNFSFLMVIFKSSYSAYTTLKSSIQE is encoded by the exons ATGAAACTTAAGAACAT AAGCGTCATACGAGAAATTGTTGAAAAATTTTTGACATTTGATGCACAGTTTGCAACTGGAACTAGATTTGCAAAAAACTTACGAAAACACCTTCGGGTAGTTAAGAAACGAGCTCTTATGATATGGATATTTCTCGCGGCGAATGCTGCAATATATTGCATTATTCCTTTTTTAAGGCCTGGCCGACATTTTACGACGGATTTATACATCGTCTATG GTTTAGAACCTATGCGGGAATCTCCGAACTATGAAATAGCACAAATAGTGAACAACATAAGCGTAGCGTATGGTGTGTACACAACGGTTAATGTTGCCGTTTATGTGATGGTAATGGTGGGTTACAATGAAGCGCAACTATACACAATCAGTGAAGAATTAAAAAACCTTTGGTATGACAGTCAAAATTTCTACAATGAAATGAAACACCAGatacgaaataaaataaatggaacatacttaaaagaaaaaattgtaaacAAGTTCATACAAACTCGTCTAAAAATTATTGTTCATAATCACGTTACAAATATTAATCTTTTCAATGAATTAAACAAACAATTAAGTGATACTACCTTCGTTGAATACAGCTTAATGTGCGTTGCTATAATATCTGAACTGCTCGGAGGATTAGAAAATACATTTCTCCAAGTACCGTATACTATCGTCCAAATATATATGGATTGTCTTTCTGGACAACGGTTAATAGACGCTTGCAATGAACTTGAAAATGCCATATACAGTTGTGAATGGGAAAATTTCGATGTGTCCAATCAAAAAACGATTTTACTGATGCTCATAGTTTCCCAAAAGACTCTCATGCTGTCAGCTGGTGGAATGGCAGATTtgaatttcagttttttaatgGTTATTTTCAAGTCGTCTTATTCAGCGTACACGACTTTGAAATCTAGTATTCaggaataa
- the LOC123874057 gene encoding uncharacterized protein LOC123874057, translating to MGVDSTVCMCVAKRVWHNGRSMCTRHPGGKSGNACDGVRCGTSWIYWLITIVTGACYLYVYVFSVMWLVFVRYSVAEDFVAIAVAISLGTGSFTCIIKLLFMKLHISHIRETIQKILTFDARIEPGTRFAINLRKNLRVIKKRALAVWIFLITDCVLYIFTPCLRTGRHMPEDLIILYGLEPMLESPNYEIALIVNIMCVGFLVYVMVNVAVYLIVIVGYNEAQLYTISEELKFLWDDSQNFYNEIKHRINNKIHAIDLKRKIENDYTQKPYTALQSSVQH from the exons atgggagttgattccacagtttgcatgtgcgtggcaAAAAGGGTCTGGCACAACGGGAGGTCgatgtgcaccaggcacccaggtggtaaGAGTGGAAATGCTTGCgatggcgtgcggtgcg GTACATCTTGGATCTACTGGCTTATAACAATTGTCACTGGAGCGTGCTACTTATACGTTTACGTATTTTCTGTGATGTGGTTGGTGTTCGTCCGCTATTCGGTAGCTGAGGACTTCGTTGCGATTGCTGTTGCCATATCACTTGGCACTGGCAGCTTCACTTGCATTATAAAACTTCTCTTCATGAAGCTACAtat AAGCCACATACGTGAAACTATTCAAAAAATTTTAACATTTGATGCACGGATTGAACCAGGAACAAGATTTGCAATTAATTTACGAAAAAACCTACGTGTTATTAAGAAACGAGCTCTTGCTGTTTGGATATTTCTAATAACAGATTGTGTATTGTATATCTTTACGCCTTGTTTGCGGACTGGTCGTCATATGCCTGAGGATTTAATTATCCTATATG GCTTAGAACCTATGCTGGAGTCGCCTAACTATGAAATAGCACTAATCGTGAATATCATGTGTGTAGGCTTTCTTGTTTACGTAATGGTAAATGTAGCCGTATACCTTATAGTAATCGTCGGTTACAATGAAGCGCAACTATACACGATAAGTGAAGAATTAAAATTCCTTTGGGACGATAGTCAAAACTTTTACAATGAAATCAAGcacagaataaataataaaatacacgcAATCGATCTAAAacgaaaaattgaaaatgactATACACAAAAAC CGTACACGGCTTTGCAATCTAGTGTTCAGCATTAA
- the LOC123874055 gene encoding uncharacterized protein LOC123874055: MMLHVDHIQEIVQKFLTFDAQIMPETRFAINLRKNLRVVKKRALVIWICLIANCVIYMLIPLLSPGRHLPEDLYILYGLEPMLESPNYEIQYVVFIISSGFCIYVMVNVAVYVIVIVGYIEAHLHTLSEELKILWDDSQNFYNEVKHKIHNKIHAIHQKENIENDYIRKRLNSIVHYHATNIQLLREFNNEISQTLIVEYSIMVFAIITILLGGLENTYRQLPFVVVQIFINCLSGQRLIDACDEFENAVYSCEWENFNASNQKIVLLMLLISQKTLMLSAGGVADLNFICLMTILKSSYSTYTTLESTVKNNT, from the exons ATGATGTTACACGT AGACCATATACAAGAAATTGTGCAAAAATTTTTAACATTCGATGCTCAGATTATGCCAGAAACAAGATTTGCAATTAATTTACGAAAAAACCTACGCGTTGTCAAGAAACGAGCTCTTGTTATTTGGATATGTCTTATTGCAAATTGTGTAATATACATGTTGATTCCTTTATTGAGCCCTGGCCGTCATTTGCCTGAAGATTTATACATTCTCTATG GTTTGGAACCTATGCTGGAGTCGCCTAACTATGAAATACAATACGTTGTGTTCATCATTAGCTCAGGATTTTGTATATACGTCATGGTAAATGTAGCCGTGTATGTTATAGTAATCGTCGGTTACATTGAAGCTCATCTTCATACGTTAAGTGAAGAGTTAAAAATCCTTTGGgatgacagtcaaaacttctataATGAAGTCAAacacaaaatacataataaaatacacGCAATACATcagaaagaaaatattgaaaatgatTACATACGAAAACGTCTCAATTCCATCGTACATTATCACGCTACGAACATTCAGCTTCTCCGAGAATTTAATAACGAAATTAGTCAAACTTTAATCGTTGAATACAGCATAATGGTTTTCGCTATAATAACAATTCTGCTCGGAGGATTAGAAAATACATATCGACAGCTGCCGTTTGTCgttgtacaaatatttataaactGCCTTTCTGGACAACGACTGATAGATGCGTGTGACGAGTTTGAAAATGCCGTATACAGTTGTGAGTGGGAAAATTTTAATGCGTCTAACCAAAAAATCGTGCTATTGATGCTCTTAATTTCGCAAAAGACTTTGATGCTGTCAGCTGGCGGTGTGGcggatttaaattttatttgcttgATGACAATATTGAAATCGTCATATTCAACTTACACGACTTTAGAATCTACTGTTAAGAATAATACTTAA
- the LOC123873729 gene encoding uncharacterized protein LOC123873729 — translation MLHVDHIQELVQKFLTFDAQIMPETRFVINLRKNLRAVKKRALVIWICLIANCVIYMLIPLLSPGRHLPADLYILYGLEPMLESPNYEVQYVVFTFSAGFCVYVMVNVLVYVIVIVGYIEAQLHTLSEELNILWDDSQNFYNEVKHKIHNKIHAIHQKENIENDYIRKRLNSIVHYHATNIQLFREFNNEIRQTLIVEYSIMVFAIITILLGGLENTYLQLPFVFVQIFINCLSGQRLIDACDEFENAIYSCEWENFNASNQKTVLLMLLNSQKTLMLSAGGVADLNFICLMTILKSSYSTYTTLESTVKY, via the exons ATGCTACACGT AGACCATATACAAGAACTTGTGCAAAAATTTTTGACATTCGATGCTCAGATTATGCCAGAAACaagatttgtaattaatttacGAAAAAACCTACGCGCTGTCAAGAAACGAGCTCTTGTGATTTGGATATGTCTTATTGCAAATTGTGTAATATACATGTTGATTCCTTTATTGAGCCCTGGCCGTCATTTGCCTGCAGATTTATATATTCTCTATG GTTTGGAACCTATGCTGGAGTCGCCTAACTATGAAGTACAATACGTTGTGTTCACCTTTAGCGCAGGCTTTTGTGTATACGTCATGGTAAATGTACTCGTATACGTTATAGTAATCGTCGGTTACATTGAAGCTCAACTTCATACGTTAAGTGAAGAGTTAAATATCCTTTGGgatgacagtcaaaacttctataATGAAGTCAAacacaaaatacataataaaatacacGCAATACATcagaaagaaaatattgaaaatgatTACATACGAAAACGTCTCAATTCCATCGTACATTATCACGCTACGAACATTCAGCTTTTCCGAGAATTTAATAACGAAATTAGACAAACTTTAATCGTTGAATACAGCATAATGGTTTTCGCTATAATAACAATTCTGCTCGGAGGATTAGAAAATACATATCTACAGCTGCCGTTTGTCtttgtacaaatatttataaactGCCTTTCTGGACAACGACTGATAGATGCGTGTGACGAGTTTGAAAATGCCATATACAGTTGTGAGTGGGAAAATTTTAATGCGTCCAATCAAAAAACTGTTCTACTGATGCTCTTAAATTCGCAGAAGACTTTGATGCTGTCAGCTGGTGGTGTGGCggacttaaattttatttgcttgATGACAATATTGAAATCGTCGTATTCAACTTACACGACTTTAGAATCTACTGTTAAGTATTAA